A region from the Helicoverpa armigera isolate CAAS_96S chromosome 6, ASM3070526v1, whole genome shotgun sequence genome encodes:
- the LOC110373995 gene encoding androgen-dependent TFPI-regulating protein has protein sequence MRVLQNVYFIVALLNDIFGTNSATKKPPLIRQFKDILFSITLSAALYVVLVFWTFYIIDKRAIFPNDEIEKIFPMWLNLIMHTLILPIILVELYLTKRNYPSRKTGFSVAIFLTAIYAVYIHVIYFKYGIWPYPFLYVVSWTTKGIYFLGSAALGMAFYSFGEKLDAMVSDKNSKVTYTNGTKKIH, from the exons ATGAGA GTACTGCAAAATGTGTACTTCATCGTAGCACTTCTGAATGACATCTTCGGGACCAACTCGGCCACGAAAAAGCCGCCACTAATCCGGCAATTCAAGGACATCCTATTCAGCATTACGCTCAGTGCTGCTCTTTATGTGGTCCTAGTATTCTGGACCTTCTACATCATCGACAAGCGGGCCATCTTCCCTAACGATGAAATCGAAAAAATCTTCCCCATGTGGCTCAACCTTATCATGCACACACTAATTCTACCAATTATTTTAGTAGAATTATACCTCACTAAGAGAAACTATCCTTCAAGGAAAACTGGGTTCTCTGTAGCCATCTTCTTGACTGCTATTTATGCCGTTTACATTcatgttatttactttaaatacgGTATCTGGCCTTACCCATTCCTGTATGTTGTTAGTTGGACGACAAAAGGCATATATTTCCTAGGTAGCGCTGCACTGGGCATGGCTTTCTATTCGTTCGGTGAAAAGTTAGACGCCATGGTCTCTGATAAAAATAGTAAAGTAACTTACACTAATGGAACTAAGAAAATACactga